From Arachis stenosperma cultivar V10309 chromosome 2, arast.V10309.gnm1.PFL2, whole genome shotgun sequence, one genomic window encodes:
- the LOC130961402 gene encoding serine/threonine protein phosphatase 2A 57 kDa regulatory subunit B' beta isoform-like — MLKKFMGGGNKKPSKSDSADAIAGTGNNVVVNHASRGALPAPAPNSAGIPSAPPPPSGVMEVLPAFRDVPVGERQNLFLRKLQVCCFVLNFSDTLKNVREKEIKRQTLMELVEFIQSGCGKLSENCQEEMIRMISVNIFRCLPPASYENTGQEATDPEEEEPSMDPAWPHLQLVYELLLRYVVSSDTDTKVAKRYIDHSFVLKLLDLFDTEDPREREYLKTILHRIYGKFMVHRPFIRKAINNIFYRFIYETERHSGIGELLEILGSIINGFALPMKEEHKLFLVRALLPLHKPKSLAMYQQQLSYCITQFVEKDFKLADTVIRGLLKYWPVTNCQKEVLFLGELEEVLEATQPAEFQRCMVPLFRQISRCLNSSHFQVAERALFLWNNEHIVSLIAQNRAVILPILFHALEKNISSHWNQAVHGLTMNVRKMFLEMDAELFEQCQRQHAEKEANAKDVEEQRELNWKRIADAAAQNGVDDMVTD, encoded by the exons ATGTTGAAGAAATTCATGGGAGGAGGGAACAAGAAGCCCTCCAAGTCTGACTCCGCCGATGCTATCGCCGGCACCGGCAACAATGTCGTCGTCAACCACGCCTCCCGTGGAGCTTTACCTGCGCCGGCGCCAAATTCCGCTGGAATACCGTCTGCTCCGCCTCCACCGTCTGGTGTCATGGAGGTCCTGCCGGCGTTCCGCGACGTTCCGGTGGGGGAACGGCAGAATCTGTTCCTCCGTAAGCTTCAGGTTTGTTGCTTCGTCCTCAACTTCTCCGACACGCTGAAGAACGTTAGAGAGAAGGAGATCAAGCGGCAAACGCTGATGGAGCTCGTTGAGTTCATCCAATCTGGCTGCGGAAAATTATCGGAGAATTGCCAAGAAGAAATGATTCGAATGATTTCGGTTAACATTTTCCGGTGCCTCCCTCCGGCGTCGTACGAGAACACCGGGCAAGAAGCCACCGACCCCGAGGAGGAGGAACCTTCTATGGATCCCGCTTGGCCTCACTTGCAACTCGTTTACGAGCTTCTCCTGCGATACGTTGTTTCTTCAGACACCGATACGAAGGTTGCGAAACGGTACATTGATCACTCTTTCGTGTTGAAATTGCTTGATTTGTTTGACACAGAGGACCCTAGGGAGCGTGAGTATCTGAAAACTATACTTCACCGTATATATGGAAAATTCATGGTTCATAGACCGTTTATTAGGAAGGCGattaataatatattctatCGGTTTATATATGAGACTGAGAGGCATAGTGGAATTGGTGAGCTTTTGGAGATTCTTGGTAGTATTATTAATGGATTTGCATTGCCAATGAAGGAGGAGCATAAGTTGTTCCTTGTGAGGGCTTTGTTGCCTTTGCATAAGCCTAAATCGCTCGCCATGTACCAGCAGCAGTTGTCTTACTGCATTACTCAGTTTGTTGAGAAGGATTTCAAGCTTGCAGATACCGTTATTAGGGGCTTGCTCAAGTACTGGCCTGTTACCAATTGCCAGAAGGAGGTTCTCTTCCTTGGAGAACTCGAGGAAGTGCTCGAGGCCACGCAGCCTGCCGAGTTCCAGCGCTGCATGGTTCCCCTTTTTAGACAGATTTCCCGCTGCCTCAATAGCTCTCACTTTCAG GTTGCCGAGCGGGCTCTCTTTTTGTGGAATAATGAGCACATTGTGAGCTTAATTGCCCAAAACAGAGCCGTAATATTACCAATATTATTTCATGCACTAGAGAAAAATATATCGAGTCATTGGAACCAGGCTGTTCACGGGCTTACTATGAATGTTCGCAAGATGTTTTTGGAAATGGACGCTGAGTTGTTCGAACAATGTCAGAGACAACATGCAGAGAAAGAGGCTAACGCCAAAGATGTTGAAGAGCAGAGGGAACT